The DNA segment GCGCCGTCTGAAGAAGAGCGGGCAATCATCTTTGAGACCCTGGTCGAGCTTGATCGTCTGCTCGACGGTCTGGCCATGCCGGTCAGGCGCGCGTTCCTGCTGTCGCAGATCGACGGCCTGAGCCATGGTGAAATTGCTGCCCAGCTGGGCATCTCTATTGCCACGGTCAAACGCCACCTGAACAAAGCGGCGCTACGCTGCTATTTCGCGCTCTGAACATGAACGGCGAATCGCTCAATCGCTCCGACATCTCCCCCGCCGTGGCGCAGCAAGCGGTCGGCTGGCTGATTGAAATGCAGGACGGCGCGCTCAGCCCGACACGCCAGCTAGCCTGGCAACAATGGCTCAACGGCCATCCCGAGCATCAGCGTGCCTGGGCGCATATTCAGCGCGTCAATCAGCGCCTGGGCGGGCTGTCGTCGCCACTGGCCCATGCCACCCTCGGGGCGCCGAAGTCCGCCGGGCGGCGCCAGGCGCTGAAACTATTGATACTGCTGGGCGGCGGCAGTGCGCTGGGCTGGAGCCTGCGTGATGAGTTGCCGGTGCAGGCGTTGCTGGCTGACTATTCCAGCCGCGTGGGTGAGCAACGCAAAATCGCCCTGGACGACGGCAGCCAGTTGCAGTTGAACACCGCCAGTGCCGTGGATGTGCACTTTGATACGCAAGCGCGGCTGATTCGCCTGCGCCAGGGCGAACTGCTGATCAGCACCGCCGTCGATCATCGCCCGCTGAATCTATTGACTGCCGAAGGCCGCATCGAGGCTGGCAACAGCGCCAACCGCTTCAACCTGCGCCAGCTCAATGGCCGTACGCACCTGGCGTTGCTGGCCGGCAGCGTGCAGATCATCCCGCATGAGCATCCGGGGGCGCCGCTGCTGCTCAAGGCCCGTCAGCAAGTAAGTTTCGAAGCGAACGGCTGGGGCAAGGTGCAACCGGTGGATGCCGGCAACGGCGCCT comes from the Pseudomonas sp. StFLB209 genome and includes:
- a CDS encoding FecR domain-containing protein, which produces MNGESLNRSDISPAVAQQAVGWLIEMQDGALSPTRQLAWQQWLNGHPEHQRAWAHIQRVNQRLGGLSSPLAHATLGAPKSAGRRQALKLLILLGGGSALGWSLRDELPVQALLADYSSRVGEQRKIALDDGSQLQLNTASAVDVHFDTQARLIRLRQGELLISTAVDHRPLNLLTAEGRIEAGNSANRFNLRQLNGRTHLALLAGSVQIIPHEHPGAPLLLKARQQVSFEANGWGKVQPVDAGNGAWADGMLVASRMRLADFLLELGRYRHGRLKCDERIADLLISGSYPLADSERILDMLEVALPVKVRRYTRYWVSVQANV